In uncultured Ilyobacter sp., a genomic segment contains:
- the pelG gene encoding exopolysaccharide Pel transporter PelG, whose translation MAGIGFEFRKLFSKSDSTLGDLKAIAYSTLVSVGPWLITTISLNFLMIISREYIFIRDERVLFMSTVLYCFIFSQLLATPWQYVVTRYMSDCIYQKRSNELRKTYIGVIKIIIIMAFIMGSLFLRNSPLPYYYKKMAVILFTLLSASWIGMCFVNVLKNYKFVAFSYFAGNLLAMVLGFYLIKNPIDFPENFLATNLIFAYTMGILLTFLLLSYYLLSAFKEREGTEFGFLKYLKGYSSLFFMGLFYILGIWVHLFIVWTKGEHYIIAETFTASPFYEVALFYAFFITIPSMVYFVVFLETKFFPDYKTYYAHISYKGTLEDIDKSLATMMDVLKREMFYCMEMQFFISISLALLSKLIFENFGLDLYLLDLFRISLFSAFCAVFISMIITIFLYFDARIQALMVSFVFFITDLLFSLYFVKLGNEYTGVGFFLSSFITLLFANILLDKLFKNISYTTFYRQNFKSVIRSPFLDMLDRFLSRKAYLPVIVILLLSGFLNGCSRYDERGFNQITRHNWHTMSTYGLDGYDIQGYNSDGADRRGFTSLGWNLFTDSPYDYYGFDFFGTHSVTGTSFDEEGFDVSGYSSETDSVYNKDGFTREGIHKDTGMEFNKDGWNRYGVNKDTGEYYDHSGYNIYGYNIEGYDREGKDTQGFDREGWNRDGLFKYTGTTVDYRGFEKDGYNPATKSKYDERGFNFKGIHNKTGTKYDLLGFDTEGIHKDTKTEFDVNGWTWYGLNSETRDYYDVNGYNKEGYDKSGYDDRGLDSDGYNRSGWSRKGIFKGTGTRYDYYGFDMRGINKETGSRYDKYGWNSRGISKKTGTKYDILGFDRNGLHQTTGKNYSKDGWKNDATHIVTGTLYDPKGYDIYGYDKDGYDRRGYNSSGIDRNGFDREGRYVGE comes from the coding sequence ATGGCAGGAATAGGATTTGAATTTAGAAAGTTGTTCTCAAAAAGTGACAGTACTCTTGGAGATCTTAAAGCCATAGCTTATTCCACTCTTGTAAGTGTAGGACCGTGGCTGATCACAACAATAAGTCTGAATTTTCTCATGATTATATCTAGAGAATATATATTTATAAGAGACGAAAGAGTATTATTTATGTCTACGGTACTTTATTGTTTTATATTTTCCCAACTACTGGCAACCCCTTGGCAGTATGTTGTAACAAGGTATATGTCAGACTGCATCTATCAAAAGAGAAGCAACGAGCTGAGAAAAACCTATATAGGAGTAATAAAAATAATAATCATAATGGCATTTATAATGGGAAGCCTGTTTTTACGTAATTCTCCACTTCCATATTATTATAAAAAAATGGCTGTGATTCTTTTTACTTTATTATCAGCATCATGGATAGGAATGTGTTTTGTTAATGTATTAAAAAATTATAAATTTGTGGCCTTTTCTTATTTTGCTGGCAATCTTCTGGCGATGGTTTTAGGGTTTTATCTCATAAAAAACCCCATTGATTTTCCAGAAAACTTTTTGGCGACCAATCTTATTTTTGCCTATACAATGGGAATACTGTTGACTTTTTTACTTTTGTCCTATTATCTTCTGTCAGCCTTTAAGGAGAGAGAAGGTACTGAGTTTGGTTTTTTAAAGTACTTAAAAGGTTACTCATCTCTTTTTTTTATGGGCTTATTTTATATTTTGGGAATTTGGGTTCATCTTTTTATTGTTTGGACAAAGGGGGAACATTATATAATTGCTGAGACTTTTACAGCATCACCTTTTTATGAAGTGGCTTTGTTTTACGCCTTCTTTATAACTATTCCCAGCATGGTATACTTTGTTGTTTTCTTAGAGACTAAATTTTTTCCAGACTATAAAACTTATTACGCTCATATATCTTATAAGGGAACTTTAGAGGATATAGACAAAAGTTTGGCTACAATGATGGATGTTTTAAAAAGGGAGATGTTTTACTGTATGGAAATGCAGTTTTTCATAAGTATATCCCTTGCCCTTCTTTCTAAATTGATATTTGAAAACTTTGGGCTAGACCTGTATCTATTGGATCTGTTTAGGATATCACTTTTTTCAGCTTTTTGTGCTGTGTTTATATCCATGATTATAACAATATTTTTATATTTTGATGCAAGGATACAGGCTCTCATGGTTTCTTTTGTGTTTTTTATAACAGATCTTTTATTTTCTCTTTATTTTGTAAAACTTGGAAATGAATATACTGGAGTAGGTTTTTTTCTCTCCTCCTTTATAACGCTCTTATTTGCAAATATTTTACTGGATAAACTCTTTAAAAATATCAGCTATACGACTTTCTATAGACAGAATTTTAAAAGTGTAATAAGAAGTCCTTTTTTAGACATGCTAGACAGGTTTTTGAGCAGAAAAGCTTATCTGCCTGTTATAGTTATCCTACTATTGTCTGGATTCTTGAATGGATGCTCTAGATATGATGAAAGAGGTTTTAATCAGATAACAAGGCATAACTGGCATACTATGAGCACCTATGGCCTAGATGGTTATGATATTCAGGGCTATAACTCTGATGGTGCAGATAGAAGGGGTTTTACATCTTTGGGCTGGAATCTTTTTACAGACTCACCTTATGATTATTATGGCTTTGATTTTTTTGGAACTCATTCTGTCACAGGGACATCTTTTGATGAAGAGGGGTTCGATGTCTCTGGCTATAGTAGTGAGACAGACTCAGTATATAATAAAGACGGGTTTACAAGAGAGGGGATTCATAAGGACACGGGAATGGAATTTAACAAAGACGGATGGAATAGGTACGGAGTGAATAAGGACACTGGAGAATATTATGATCACTCGGGGTACAACATTTACGGTTATAACATAGAGGGATACGACAGGGAAGGTAAAGATACTCAAGGCTTTGACCGTGAAGGTTGGAACAGAGACGGGCTGTTTAAATATACTGGCACTACAGTGGACTATAGGGGCTTTGAGAAAGATGGTTATAACCCTGCTACAAAATCGAAATATGATGAAAGAGGTTTTAATTTTAAAGGGATTCATAATAAAACCGGGACAAAATATGACCTTCTTGGATTTGACACTGAGGGGATTCATAAAGATACAAAAACAGAATTTGATGTAAATGGTTGGACCTGGTATGGTTTAAATTCAGAGACAAGAGATTATTATGATGTTAATGGCTACAATAAGGAAGGTTATGATAAAAGTGGTTATGATGATAGGGGTCTTGACTCCGACGGATATAATAGGTCAGGATGGAGTAGGAAAGGCATCTTTAAAGGAACAGGCACTAGGTATGATTATTACGGATTTGATATGCGAGGAATAAATAAGGAAACAGGTAGCCGATATGATAAATACGGATGGAACAGCCGTGGGATAAGTAAAAAAACAGGTACAAAATATGACATCCTTGGTTTTGACAGAAACGGCTTACACCAAACTACAGGTAAAAATTATAGTAAAGATGGATGGAAAAATGATGCTACACATATAGTTACAGGGACCTTGTATGATCCGAAAGGCTATGATATTTATGGTTATGATAAAGATGGTTATGACCGAAGGGGATATAACTCCTCAGGAATTGACAGAAATGGATTTGACAGAGAGGGGAGGTATGTAGGTGAATAG
- the pelF gene encoding GT4 family glycosyltransferase PelF translates to MAKICLICEGSYPYVVGGVSSWVQDLINLNKEHEFSILCIIPNEEFAVSKYELPDNVKEVKNITLNPDLPVTGFRIFKNNYMRKDEVKEELFKLMNFREASVENAAELLDSLSRKEYGNPMEVVVSKVFWDPLLKHYNENFSSTNYNVFYWTYRNIFLNLIGILQEEIPEADIYHSVATGYAGVIAAMAGYRKKGKIVLTEHGIYPREREEEIVHAQWVDKSFKSIWIDFFYFLSKITYKYCDVVITLFDYNRNLQIKNGADPSKSLVIPNGIDKDRFGNLDFEKREIFSIGAILRVVPIKDVKMMIKGFRVALRKLRNTKLYLIGPVDENPEYYEECVQMVKSLEMEDYVEFTGKVNVADYYKFLDLLLLTSISEGQPLSILEGLSAGIPFIATDVGNCREILTGKTEIGEAGVIIPPTSYVDLADSLVKMYHSRDRLKEMGENGKKIVEKYYSREIFIEGYRKIYRELGDKQWQE, encoded by the coding sequence ATGGCTAAAATATGCTTGATTTGTGAAGGGTCTTATCCCTATGTTGTAGGGGGGGTATCTTCATGGGTGCAGGACTTGATAAATCTGAATAAGGAACATGAGTTTTCCATACTGTGTATTATTCCAAATGAGGAATTTGCCGTTTCAAAATATGAGCTTCCTGACAACGTTAAGGAAGTTAAAAATATAACCTTGAATCCGGATCTTCCTGTAACTGGGTTTAGGATATTTAAAAATAATTATATGAGAAAAGATGAGGTTAAAGAGGAACTTTTTAAGCTAATGAATTTCAGAGAAGCTTCTGTGGAAAATGCCGCCGAGCTTCTTGACAGTCTTTCTAGGAAAGAGTACGGAAATCCCATGGAAGTAGTTGTGAGCAAGGTGTTTTGGGATCCTCTATTAAAACATTATAATGAGAACTTTAGTAGCACAAATTATAATGTATTTTACTGGACCTATAGGAATATTTTTTTGAATCTAATTGGGATTCTTCAGGAAGAAATACCAGAAGCAGATATTTACCACTCTGTGGCCACAGGATATGCTGGTGTTATAGCAGCTATGGCAGGGTATAGGAAAAAGGGAAAGATAGTCTTAACAGAACACGGAATATATCCAAGAGAGAGGGAGGAAGAGATAGTACACGCCCAGTGGGTGGATAAAAGCTTCAAAAGTATATGGATAGACTTTTTTTACTTTCTTTCTAAAATCACCTATAAATACTGTGATGTAGTAATCACTTTATTTGATTATAACAGAAATCTCCAGATAAAAAACGGAGCCGATCCATCAAAATCTTTGGTTATTCCAAATGGAATAGACAAGGACAGGTTCGGTAATCTTGATTTTGAAAAAAGGGAGATATTTAGTATAGGTGCTATCTTGAGAGTTGTTCCTATAAAGGATGTAAAGATGATGATAAAGGGATTTCGTGTGGCCCTAAGGAAATTAAGAAATACAAAACTCTATCTCATAGGACCTGTAGATGAAAACCCAGAGTATTATGAAGAGTGTGTACAGATGGTTAAGAGTCTAGAGATGGAAGATTATGTTGAATTTACTGGAAAAGTAAATGTTGCCGATTATTATAAGTTTTTAGATCTTTTATTATTGACTTCAATATCAGAGGGGCAGCCCCTGAGTATATTAGAGGGCCTTTCTGCTGGAATCCCATTTATAGCTACAGATGTTGGAAACTGCCGGGAGATACTCACAGGGAAAACTGAAATAGGTGAGGCGGGAGTAATAATTCCCCCAACATCATATGTAGATCTTGCAGACTCTCTTGTAAAGATGTATCACAGCCGTGACAGGCTAAAAGAGATGGGAGAGAATGGAAAGAAAATAGTGGAAAAATATTATTCCAGAGAAATTTTTATCGAAGGTTACAGAAAGATATATAGAGAGTTGGGTGATAAACAATGGCAGGAATAG
- a CDS encoding DUF2194 domain-containing protein translates to MKFKYFMLITFITVFGLQYFRVKELHTHFTLKQERDFIVSEGKKGDLKIENPQKHLVLYSEDGVGTREILYNLNKVFEFTKTKYDSEKINEYKGEINDYSSVIIVAEDFTGMRKEVFLGIKNFIEDGGSLIVLERSFRSPFNFMGGILDIDGFTETSGIKFYTSFFPGMETTKPSGEFISGSSLKLNLSPDAEIIAASENDIPLIWETPYGNGRIIYSNTSMFEGNTTRGLLTQLIAYGNDYFIMPVFNSKIAHIDDFPAPIPSGDNKKIHEEYNMNNINFFKKVWWPDMESIAQRQKLRYTAFIIGDYTDATDKRKIVDFTEKLKETTGYFGREVFQDGGELGFHGYNHFSLALEEGMNFEDYGYTPWAGIEDMVFSLEKLKDLTKDLYGEDVKIFSYVPPSNIITKEGKKALTLALPKLKSISGIYMGDYEPGLLLQEVGRDPDYPKLYSLPRFSAGFHHSEDLMWSIYNAIGAYGCVSHFIHPDDITDQERGDGKSWEELKKEYEKIFSQINIHFPLLDSDVQSDATLKYMQMENLAIDHEKIKNTIKVNFDNYKGPVNTFVRIRGDRIKDVENGEFHLIEKTAKDNLYLVRFDSEKSHIILGGEGL, encoded by the coding sequence ATGAAATTTAAATATTTTATGCTAATTACTTTTATAACTGTATTTGGTCTTCAATATTTTCGTGTAAAGGAACTACATACACATTTTACTTTGAAACAGGAAAGGGATTTTATAGTATCTGAAGGTAAAAAAGGAGATCTTAAAATTGAAAATCCCCAAAAGCATCTTGTACTTTACAGTGAAGATGGTGTAGGAACTAGGGAGATTTTATATAATCTAAATAAAGTTTTTGAATTTACAAAGACTAAATATGACAGTGAAAAGATAAATGAATATAAGGGAGAAATAAACGATTATTCTAGTGTAATAATCGTAGCAGAAGATTTTACAGGGATGAGGAAGGAAGTTTTTTTAGGCATAAAAAACTTTATAGAAGATGGTGGAAGCCTAATTGTTTTAGAAAGATCTTTCAGAAGTCCATTTAATTTTATGGGAGGGATACTGGATATCGATGGTTTTACAGAGACGTCGGGAATTAAGTTTTATACAAGTTTTTTTCCAGGTATGGAGACCACAAAACCAAGCGGTGAGTTTATATCGGGATCATCATTAAAGCTAAACTTATCTCCTGATGCAGAGATTATAGCTGCCTCTGAAAATGACATCCCTTTGATCTGGGAAACTCCTTACGGAAATGGAAGAATTATTTATTCAAATACTTCAATGTTTGAAGGAAATACAACTCGAGGGCTTCTGACCCAACTTATAGCCTATGGAAATGATTATTTTATAATGCCGGTATTTAATTCTAAGATAGCTCATATTGATGATTTTCCAGCACCAATACCTTCTGGAGACAATAAAAAAATTCATGAAGAATATAATATGAATAATATAAATTTTTTTAAAAAAGTATGGTGGCCTGACATGGAGTCTATAGCCCAGAGGCAGAAGCTTAGATATACGGCTTTTATAATAGGGGATTATACCGATGCCACAGATAAAAGGAAAATTGTAGATTTTACAGAGAAGTTAAAAGAGACAACAGGATATTTTGGACGGGAAGTTTTTCAAGATGGAGGAGAGCTTGGCTTTCATGGGTATAATCACTTTTCCCTGGCCTTAGAGGAAGGAATGAATTTTGAGGACTATGGTTATACACCTTGGGCAGGTATAGAGGATATGGTTTTTTCCCTTGAAAAGTTAAAAGATCTGACTAAAGACCTCTACGGAGAGGATGTAAAAATATTTTCTTATGTTCCACCCAGCAATATTATAACAAAAGAGGGGAAAAAAGCCCTGACTCTTGCCCTTCCAAAACTAAAATCAATTTCCGGAATTTATATGGGAGATTATGAACCTGGACTGCTTTTACAGGAGGTGGGAAGAGACCCAGACTATCCAAAGCTTTACAGTCTGCCGAGGTTTTCTGCTGGATTTCATCATAGCGAAGATCTTATGTGGAGTATATACAATGCCATAGGAGCCTATGGTTGTGTCAGCCATTTTATACATCCTGATGATATTACAGATCAAGAAAGAGGCGATGGAAAATCCTGGGAAGAGCTAAAAAAAGAGTATGAGAAAATATTTTCACAGATAAATATCCATTTTCCGCTGCTAGATTCTGATGTCCAAAGTGACGCAACTCTGAAGTATATGCAGATGGAAAATCTTGCCATAGATCACGAAAAAATAAAGAATACGATAAAGGTTAATTTTGATAATTATAAAGGTCCAGTAAACACCTTTGTGAGAATAAGAGGCGATAGAATAAAAGATGTTGAAAACGGAGAGTTTCACCTAATTGAGAAAACTGCTAAGGATAACCTTTATCTTGTGAGGTTTGATTCTGAAAAATCCCATATAATACTTGGAGGTGAAGGGCTATAA
- a CDS encoding endo alpha-1,4 polygalactosaminidase, with amino-acid sequence MPILFILMFSIFLTSSGEDIDYSKEMINFIGEIREGSKEDKIIIVQNTTELFYKGKKADKKLLSKIDGISRESLFYGEEAYNKKNTSEHVQQTLKELIGIRKQGKKILLIEYTDRRWDKQKIRKYVKKYDFIGESFDAYELNSIYKPLSGFNNKNIESLEDAENFLCLLNPEKFKSAESFIKTLENLDYDLLIIDADHMGKALSRSQVERLKKKKNGSRRLVVAYFSIGEAENYRRYWKKQWNKTLPEWIEKENPNWRGNYIVKYWDPDWKKISRDYQKKIDSAGFDGYFLDTVDTYRYFQEKE; translated from the coding sequence ATGCCGATTTTATTTATTCTCATGTTTTCTATTTTTTTGACCAGCAGTGGTGAAGATATAGATTATAGTAAAGAGATGATAAATTTTATAGGGGAAATAAGGGAAGGTTCTAAAGAGGATAAAATCATCATAGTGCAAAATACAACTGAATTATTTTACAAAGGGAAAAAAGCAGACAAAAAACTTTTATCAAAAATAGACGGGATATCCCGAGAATCACTTTTTTATGGTGAAGAAGCTTACAATAAAAAGAATACTTCTGAACATGTTCAACAGACTTTAAAAGAACTAATAGGAATAAGGAAACAGGGTAAAAAGATTCTCTTGATAGAATACACAGACAGAAGGTGGGACAAGCAGAAAATAAGAAAATATGTAAAAAAATATGATTTTATAGGGGAAAGCTTCGATGCATATGAGCTAAATTCAATATATAAACCCTTATCTGGATTCAATAATAAGAATATAGAGTCTTTAGAAGATGCAGAAAACTTTTTGTGTCTCTTAAATCCAGAAAAATTTAAAAGTGCTGAAAGTTTTATAAAAACACTTGAAAATTTAGATTATGATCTACTTATAATAGATGCCGATCATATGGGGAAGGCCTTGAGCAGATCTCAGGTAGAAAGGTTGAAAAAGAAGAAAAATGGTTCTAGAAGACTTGTGGTAGCCTATTTTAGTATAGGCGAGGCGGAAAATTATAGGAGATACTGGAAAAAGCAGTGGAATAAAACTTTGCCTGAATGGATCGAAAAAGAAAACCCCAACTGGAGGGGAAATTATATTGTAAAATACTGGGATCCTGACTGGAAAAAAATAAGTAGGGATTATCAGAAAAAAATAGATTCAGCAGGCTTTGACGGGTATTTTTTGGATACGGTGGACACCTATAGGTATTTTCAAGAAAAGGAGTAA
- a CDS encoding PTS mannitol transporter subunit IICBA — MNQTEVNNESQSMKVKVQAFGRFLSAMVMPNIGAFIAWGFITALFIPTGWLPNETLSTLVGPMITYLLPLLIGYSGGKIVAGERGGVVGAIATSGVIIGTSIPMFMGAMIAGPIGGYAIKKFDEAIHGKIKSGFEMLINNFSSGLIGMTLALLFFKVIGPVVEMLNTALGNAVKGLVEMNLLPVTSLIVEPAKILFLNNAINHGVFSPLGIQQSTEAGKSLFFLIEANPGPGLGILVAYMLFGKGMAKESAPGAAIIHFFGGIHEIYFPYVLMQPLLIIAVILGGMTGVFTNVILNGGLIAPASPGSVFAVLAMTPKGGFMATMTSIILAALVSGFVAMIILKRTATGKDLDEAREDMKSMKNKPSIAGSKDLSANISKIVVACDAGMGSSAMGASLLRKKVKNAGLDIDVTNLAINNLTEDIDIVITHKDLTPRAEKKVTNPVHMSLDNFMDGKFYDSLVEELKNKVGAGSGEKTEEAPAKESAGNDTILVKDGIILGLPSISKEEAIKKIGMQMAEMGYVKDTYYEYMLERESKSTTFIGNNVAIPHGTLEGKASVLKTGIVINQYPEGVDFGDGNIAYLLIGIAGKNDEHVDIISNIADAIEEEETVELLSKTKDVEEIYSRFSS; from the coding sequence ATGAATCAGACTGAAGTTAATAATGAAAGTCAAAGTATGAAAGTTAAGGTACAGGCCTTTGGTAGATTTTTAAGTGCGATGGTTATGCCGAATATCGGTGCATTTATCGCTTGGGGATTTATCACAGCACTGTTCATCCCTACAGGGTGGCTTCCAAATGAAACCTTGTCAACACTTGTAGGTCCAATGATAACTTACTTATTGCCTCTACTAATAGGATACAGCGGTGGTAAAATAGTTGCCGGAGAACGTGGAGGAGTGGTAGGAGCTATCGCTACTTCAGGAGTAATTATAGGTACTTCTATACCAATGTTCATGGGTGCTATGATTGCAGGTCCTATCGGAGGATACGCAATCAAGAAGTTCGACGAAGCTATCCACGGAAAGATTAAATCTGGATTTGAGATGCTTATAAACAACTTCTCATCTGGATTAATAGGTATGACATTAGCTTTATTATTCTTCAAGGTTATAGGACCAGTTGTAGAGATGCTTAACACAGCACTAGGAAACGCAGTTAAAGGATTAGTTGAGATGAATCTTTTACCAGTTACATCTCTTATCGTAGAACCTGCAAAGATTCTATTCCTTAATAATGCAATAAATCACGGTGTATTCTCTCCACTAGGAATACAGCAGTCAACTGAAGCTGGAAAATCATTATTCTTCTTAATAGAAGCTAACCCTGGTCCTGGACTTGGAATACTAGTAGCTTATATGTTATTTGGTAAGGGAATGGCAAAAGAATCTGCACCTGGTGCCGCTATTATCCATTTCTTCGGAGGAATTCACGAAATTTACTTCCCATATGTTCTTATGCAGCCACTATTAATAATCGCAGTAATTCTTGGTGGAATGACAGGGGTATTCACAAACGTAATCTTAAACGGTGGTCTTATAGCACCAGCATCACCAGGAAGTGTCTTTGCTGTACTTGCTATGACTCCTAAGGGTGGATTTATGGCAACAATGACATCAATTATTCTTGCAGCATTGGTATCAGGTTTCGTGGCTATGATTATCCTCAAAAGAACTGCCACAGGAAAAGATCTTGATGAAGCTAGAGAAGATATGAAGTCTATGAAGAACAAGCCAAGTATCGCTGGGTCAAAAGATTTATCTGCAAATATATCTAAAATAGTTGTTGCATGTGATGCCGGTATGGGATCTAGTGCAATGGGTGCAAGCCTTCTAAGAAAGAAAGTAAAAAATGCTGGACTTGACATCGATGTTACAAATCTGGCTATAAACAATCTTACTGAGGATATTGATATAGTTATCACTCATAAAGATCTAACTCCAAGAGCTGAAAAGAAAGTTACAAATCCTGTACATATGTCACTGGATAACTTTATGGATGGTAAATTCTACGACTCGTTGGTGGAAGAGCTGAAGAACAAAGTTGGTGCAGGAAGCGGTGAAAAAACTGAAGAAGCTCCAGCTAAAGAGTCAGCTGGAAATGACACTATCCTTGTAAAAGACGGAATCATCTTAGGACTTCCTTCTATCTCAAAAGAAGAGGCAATCAAAAAAATAGGTATGCAGATGGCTGAAATGGGCTATGTAAAAGATACTTATTATGAATACATGCTTGAAAGAGAAAGTAAATCTACAACATTTATAGGAAACAACGTTGCTATACCTCACGGAACTCTAGAAGGAAAAGCAAGTGTATTAAAAACTGGTATTGTTATAAACCAATATCCTGAAGGTGTTGATTTCGGAGACGGCAACATAGCATATCTACTCATAGGAATAGCTGGTAAAAATGACGAACATGTGGATATAATCTCTAATATCGCAGATGCAATAGAAGAGGAAGAGACAGTAGAACTTCTATCTAAAACAAAAGACGTAGAAGAAATTTATAGCAGATTTTCATCATAA
- a CDS encoding mannitol-1-phosphate 5-dehydrogenase — protein sequence MKIAIQFGAGNIGRGFIGKLLSQSGYNVYFVDVNEKIIDELKAKKQYTVEVVGEAKEDILVTNVDGMMSTSPEVLDLISKAEIITTAVGPNVLKIIAKTIAKGIEKRIQNGNKENLNIIACENMINGSTFLKEEVEKHISSDALTEMTSLVGFPNSAVDRIVPPMEGSDDVLRVRVEQFKEWIVEETLFKGEIPKIEGMQLTDNLMAFVERKLFTLNTGHAITAYLGVLKGYETVKESIEDEEIASIVKEAMKESGEVLINRYGFEREKHYQYIDKILNRFKNPYLKDEVSRVGREPLRKLSFNDRLIKPLRGTIEYNTKNDNLIKGIAAALKYRNPADEQAIKLEERLNSDDLKTAVEDITSLSNKAVIEKIIDAYKA from the coding sequence ATGAAAATAGCAATTCAATTTGGTGCGGGGAACATCGGACGTGGATTCATTGGTAAACTATTATCTCAATCAGGATACAATGTATATTTTGTAGATGTAAATGAGAAAATCATAGATGAACTTAAAGCTAAAAAACAATACACAGTAGAAGTTGTAGGAGAAGCCAAGGAGGATATCCTTGTAACAAATGTAGATGGTATGATGTCAACTAGTCCTGAAGTTCTAGACCTGATATCTAAGGCGGAAATTATAACTACAGCAGTAGGACCAAATGTTCTTAAAATAATAGCAAAAACTATAGCAAAGGGAATCGAAAAAAGAATCCAAAATGGAAACAAAGAGAATCTAAACATAATTGCCTGCGAGAATATGATAAACGGTTCTACTTTCCTAAAAGAGGAAGTTGAAAAACATATATCTTCAGATGCACTAACTGAAATGACATCCCTTGTTGGGTTCCCAAATTCAGCTGTTGACAGAATCGTTCCTCCTATGGAAGGGTCTGACGATGTACTTAGAGTTCGTGTAGAGCAGTTTAAAGAGTGGATAGTAGAAGAGACTTTATTCAAGGGAGAAATACCTAAGATAGAGGGAATGCAACTTACAGACAACCTTATGGCTTTCGTTGAAAGAAAGCTTTTCACCTTAAACACAGGACACGCTATAACTGCTTATCTAGGAGTTCTAAAGGGATATGAAACTGTAAAAGAGAGTATAGAGGACGAAGAGATCGCCTCTATCGTGAAAGAGGCCATGAAAGAAAGCGGAGAGGTTCTTATCAATAGATACGGTTTCGAAAGAGAAAAACACTATCAATACATCGATAAGATACTCAACAGATTTAAAAATCCTTATCTAAAAGATGAAGTTAGCAGAGTAGGAAGAGAGCCTTTAAGAAAGCTTAGCTTCAACGACAGGCTGATAAAACCTCTAAGAGGAACTATCGAGTACAATACAAAGAACGACAATCTAATAAAAGGTATCGCAGCAGCTTTAAAATACAGAAACCCTGCAGACGAACAAGCTATCAAATTAGAAGAAAGATTAAACAGCGATGATTTGAAAACTGCAGTTGAGGACATCACATCACTTAGCAACAAAGCTGTAATCGAGAAAATAATCGACGCTTACAAGGCTTAA